From the Lolium rigidum isolate FL_2022 chromosome 2, APGP_CSIRO_Lrig_0.1, whole genome shotgun sequence genome, one window contains:
- the LOC124689141 gene encoding GDSL esterase/lipase At1g28600-like has product MGRLTCSSSAVFLAVAVVLLVKAEVALCDGCSYKRIFSFGDSIIDTGNFVFDIGNGQSPLKELPFGMTFFKRPSGRICDGRVLVDFYAEAFNLALLPPSIPEEKTGQFATGANFAVFASIALPPAYYKSKYNFTMNVPSDLGAQLDSFKRVLARIAPGESSTKAVLNESLVLMGEIGGNDYNFWFNGDPKNSRDTPDQYLPDVVARIGSAVQEVINLGARAVVVPGNFPIGCVPVYLSAHQSGNQSDYDEHGCLRWYNDFSQRHNAALKQEVGRLRSKNPGAKVIYADYYGAAMQFVQNPQQFGIADPLVACCGGDGKYHTGKPCDKNATLWGNPLGFASWDGIHMTEKAYSIIAAGVLDGSFADTPLRHFC; this is encoded by the exons atggGGCGTCTCACGTGCTCCTCCTCCGCAGTCTTCCTGGCCGTCGCCGTCGTGCTGCTTGTCAAAGCCGAGGTGGCGCTGTGCGACGGGTGCAGCTACAAGCGCATCTTCTCGTTCGGGGACTCCATCATCGACACGGGCAACTTCGTGTTCGACATCGGCAACGGGCAGTCGCCGTTGAAGGAGCTCCCCTTCGGCATGACCTTCTTCAAGCGCCCCAGCGGGCGCATCTGCGACGGCCGCGTCCTCGTCGACTTCTACG CGGAGGCGTTCAACCTGGCGTTGCTGCCGCCGAGCATCCCGGAGGAGAAGACGGGGCAGTTCGCCACCGGCGCCAACTTCGCCGTGTTTGCGTCCATAGCGCTGCCGCCGGCGTACTACAAGAGCAAGTACAACTTCACGATGAACGTGCCGTCCGACCTAGGGGCGCAGCTGGACTCGTTCAAGAGAGTGCTCGCCCGCATCGCTCCCGGTGAGA GCTCCACGAAGGCTGTCCTGAACGAGTCCCTGGTGCTGATGGGCGAGATCGGCGGGAACGACTACAACTTCTGGTTCAACGGCGATCCCAAGAACTCACGCGACACGCCGGACCAGTACCTCCCCGACGTGGTGGCCCGCATCGGCTCCGCCGTGCAGGAGGTGATCAACCTCGGCGCGAGGGCGGTGGTCGTCCCGGGAAACTTCCCCATCGGGTGCGTGCCGGTGTACCTGAGCGCCCACCAGAGCGGCAACCAGTCAGATTACGACGAGCACGGGTGCCTGAGGTGGTACAACGACTTCTCCCAGAGGCACAACGCGGCGCTGAAGCAGGAGGTCGGCCGGCTCCGGTCGAAGAACCCCGGTGCCAAGGTCATCTACGCGGACTACTACGGCGCCGCCATGCAGTTCGTGCAGAACCCGCAGCAGTTTGGCATCGCCGACCCGCTCGTGGCATGCTGCGGCGGCGACGGGAAGTACCACACCGGCAAGCCGTGCGACAAGAACGCGACGCTCTGGGGTAACCCATTGGGCTTCGCCAGCTGGGACGGCATCCACATGACGGAGAAGGCGTATAGCATTATCGCCGCCGGGGTGTTGGATGGGTCGTTCGCCGACACCCCGCTGCGCCACTTTTGCTAG